In Haemophilus parainfluenzae, one genomic interval encodes:
- the gmhB gene encoding D-glycero-beta-D-manno-heptose 1,7-bisphosphate 7-phosphatase encodes MKKAVFLDRDGTLNIDHGYVHKIDDFQFIEGSIDALKALKEMGYLLVLVTNQSGIARGYFSEDQFLQLTEWMDWSLADRGVDLDGIYYCPHHPEGKGEYKEDCACRKPKSGMLLEAIKALKIDPAQSIMVGDKIEDLKAGIGAKVKTNILVRTGKPITEEGENLADYVLDSIADLPRIAKRLIK; translated from the coding sequence ATGAAGAAAGCTGTTTTTTTAGATCGTGATGGCACTTTAAATATCGACCATGGTTATGTTCATAAAATTGACGATTTTCAATTTATTGAAGGTAGTATTGATGCATTAAAAGCACTAAAAGAAATGGGATACCTTTTAGTTTTAGTGACCAATCAATCTGGTATCGCACGTGGATATTTTTCAGAAGATCAGTTTTTGCAACTTACAGAATGGATGGATTGGTCATTAGCTGATCGTGGAGTAGATTTAGATGGTATCTATTATTGTCCTCATCATCCAGAAGGGAAAGGCGAATATAAAGAAGACTGTGCATGTAGAAAACCAAAATCAGGTATGTTATTAGAGGCGATTAAAGCACTGAAAATCGATCCTGCACAATCTATTATGGTTGGCGATAAGATTGAAGATCTAAAAGCAGGCATTGGCGCAAAAGTGAAAACAAATATTTTAGTGCGAACAGGCAAGCCCATTACAGAAGAAGGGGAGAATCTCGCTGATTATGTTTTGGATTCCATTGCAGATTTACCAAGAATAGCAAAACGATTAATTAAGTAA